The sequence ACATCAGAAATTGAAATTTGCAATCGTGTAGCTACACTTGGAACATGTTCATTAATCAACAATTCATTAGACATTTTAACACCATCCTGTACATTGCCTCCTTGATAAAGCATCCCGTTACCCCTCACCCCCATATTACTCATAGTAGCGGCAGGAGGTACACAAACACCTCCATAAGGTGGCGGAGGGGTAGACAAAGCCCCCGCCTGCTGGGGAATAGGAACCGAATGAGGCTGAGGGTAAAATcctgctggaaaaggaaagggatagGGAACAGAGTTAACAACTTCATTAGTGGTAtttaagggaagagaggaagataaacttggtgctgtgggttggaaaagtggctggtttggtttgccGAGCGGTTCTTGAGTAGCGGAGCTGTCGGGATCAAAAGAAATTAGTTTTTCATCAGTTACTTGAGTTGGTGGTTTTAACTTTGcatctggttttctttgtttcttctgctccGGTTGAggatttgctccttctgcagctgctacaGCTGCCTTAAGCGGAGGTACCTGTGGATATAAACCTGGCTCCTTTTCTGTATCGGTGGAGCCCTGATcgaaaggatcatccagctctgggtctgactcagagctgctgtccgcGTATTTTGCACTTGCATCAGGCAATGTCTTAGACTTCTTAAGGGGCACGTCAAACGGCCTCTTTCGCTGTTGAACTAGGAGCTTTTGTGACCGTGCTCTCATTGACGGGTCATCAGTGCCTATTCTTTCCTCCCccgtgtgccctgcagccagaccgcttgtttctgcctgtgttttgttgtttgtaggAAGCTCATCCTGCTTCTGAGGGCCCGCATGGGTAATGGGAGTGTTTAGAGTCCCCGAGGGTGAAGTGCTGTTGGATTTACTCATTAGCGTGGTCAGCGCTAGCCATAGTATGCGCCACGTTATTAAAATGTCCGGTGAAAAATCATTCCCGGATTTTTGTGCTTCTGAGAGGGTCTCTCCAACCCTGTTCCACTCTGTTAATTCGTATGTCCCTGATTCAGGATACCAGGGGCAATTGCGATTTATCCACAGCAACAGAAGGGTAAGTTTTTGAGAGCTCAGTCTGTACCCTTGCTCTTTGATAATTCGCATAAGCACATCATGGTGCAATTGCTGTGATCTCGTGGCTCCTTGGCCCATATTCTTCCCCGGCCGCAGTCCCCgtacctgacctgcagtgtaGGGGATGGACGCGTCGTCTGCTCACTTCTCCCGTTCGGCTCACTGGGGGTGCAATCCGAGGATGAGTCTGAAGAAAGATCTCACTGAAATTCCCGATACGGGCGCCATTTTATCGGAAAGCATGCACGGACTCCcttgttggtgaggcaggaatcgtttattggtacagaacaagcagcttatataggaaaaatcaagcagggtaagcaattccctgacattcttgcaccactgctgctaattgagttttctcctttgatatgcagctgtccattgttatcttcatcccatatcaggttgatcttctccagcatggaggcaagtgtcctcctgtctcgcacttcaggttgtttaccacggtcagctcttctttatcatcaagccatccttccagtatcagtgtcctgttgttctttcttgtcctgaaaccttccattgatactttctgctttcctacagctgaacacccccagctcccccagccctgctctccagacccttccccagctctgttgcctctctctggccctgctccagccctcaatgtccttctgggagcgAGGAGCCCAAACCCAATCCCTGTTTGCTATCCCAATGTGAATCACTCATCaagagcctcctgctgctcctcagccatggTGCTGGAACTGCTGCTTGGGAGCAGAAttggtgctcagcagctgcccatTGTCCCTCTTGCACTCAGTGTccaccagggctgctgctctgccctgggccagaGCTCTCCTTGGTCTCCTCTTCCCAGGGGAAGTTTCCCTGCAGGGATCTGCAGTgtggacagcagcaggaggtccTCACTGGCTCCTGTGCTGGACCCACGCAGGGAGGGATGCAGTGGTGGCCATCAGGAGGCCAGATCCTCActgaaggagcaggaggcagaaggggaaaggtccTCTGAAGTGCAGCTGTGTCTCCATGGTCTCCATTTCCCTGTGGCTACCACAAGGAAGccttcagcaggagctgtgctggaagctcctttggctgcagcaggatTTGCAGCAggtcccacagcagctctctgggctcaggggaagctgctgagcaaaAGGCTTGGCAGGACCTGGCCAAGGTTTCTCTCCCTCTCATAGCAATCCAAGGCCTCATCCTCTGAGGACTCTGCAGTGGTGACACTGGAAGGGAAGGTCCCCTGCCAGGTCTTCcctgggggtggctgtgctgcaggacagccaagagcccacacagagcagcaggaaacaggcagcagggcccaggcctggggcagcctcCACCATGAAGCCTTTTGCTTCCACTTtgccttaacccagcacaggaatcagagctgctctgtgcctggaggaggaggtggcagtgccaagcccctgctccagcctgcttcCAGGCACCATCATCTTCCATGTGTGGCAGGTGCCACCCCCAGAGTCatggaactgttttggttggaagagatctctaaggtcatccaggccaacccccaacccaaccccccaaccccaccctggccaccaaaccctggccccagctgccatggccacagggttctggaacccctccagagctggggactccaccacctccctgagcagcctgggccaggccctgaccactcttgcagggcagaaattgttcctcatggccaccCTGAaccctccctggcacagttccaggccatttcctctcctgctatcacctgagcctggggagcagagcccaaccccccctggctccagcctcctctcagggagctgcagagagcagcactgaggtctccctcagcctcctcttctccgcaggtctgtgagctgcaggctcagcccctgcaggggcCCAGCCTCGAGGtctgcctccccccagcagatctgccaggagcagctctgagcacccacagcctgccctggctgctggggagctcccAGAGGTCTCCTTGTGCAAGTCCCCGGGGGTGAGGTGCAGGAAGGGATTAAGGTattgctgtgctcagcagcacaaCTCCCACACTGCAGGGGCGACAGCCAGCAccgcagggacacctcagctgTCCCCTCGGAGCCGAGGCCACCAGAGGCAGCGCAGGGCAAGCCGAgggaagcccccagcccaggtcgggggcggcggcggtcccggggcggcggcggcagcgctgCGTGCGTGCCCCGCACGGTGCTCCCCGGGACAGGGCTGGGCGGCtcggccctgctgcagcccaatTAAGTtgtcctctgctcagcctccacaGGGTGGATGCCGCTGTCAGCCTCCAAGCACGCGTGGCGTGACAggatgcagctgctgcaaaaCAGCAGCCAGCGCTGCAGGGACCCGGCTGCCGAAGggtcactgcagcaggggacCTGCCCGGATGCCTCCGGGTGTGGGTGGCCAGGGAAGGAGAACCCTCAgccagtggctgctgcagaggcagaggaagtgtcTCACACCCCACAGGTCAAGGGCAGGGTGCCCCACGGCCTCCAGCTGCACTTCTGCAAGCAGAAAGGTTTCAGGGCTCTCCCCACTCCaccctggtgctgggggcttgggcaagctggagctgagcacagccctccctgctcagtCCAAGAGCAGAGTCCTCCCCTGGGCTCCTAACAGGGCTGGGAGCGATGAACCCCAGAGCTCTGCCGTCCTCCCAGGGCCATCTGCAGTGGGGCTGAGGAGctccaaagcagggcactgccCCTGGCCTGTGGAGCTCATGGTtgcccttgccaggggctggccgTGGTCCTGCTTCCCACCCAGCTCCTCGTCTCGGCAGGCCTTGAGGAGAGCTCtttgcccagagctgctcagtgcGGTGAGGATGCAGCCTGTGGGGCCacctgcacccagcagcctccatggctgcagagcacttggcagctgccccaggggtcTCAGGACACTGATTCTGGAGCTGTGTCTCCGTGGTGGGATCCAGGGCATGTgggtgaggatgtccctgctgactgccggggagttggagtggatgaccctgggaggtcccttccaacccaatgcactcTGTGATCCTGAATCCCTGGGGCTCCCCTCCAGCGCTGCCTTCACCCtcacccttctccagctctctccaTCCTCCACCCCTCCACTCTCTGAGCACCTGAgaagcttcagcctggcagcagcccacgGGGGACCcttccaggcagacctcagggCCGGGTGCCGGAAGCAGCTCATTAGCAGGGCAGGTGGGAGCCGAAGGTGATGGATCCGTCCCCTTCCGATCACCCATGGGCTGCAAGTGAGtcaaggcaggaggcagctccacAAATCCCTCTGTCAGCATTCCTCAGGGTGTCTCACTTCCCCCAGGAGCTCTATAAAGGCTGCTGCACCCCAAGGCTCCTCACTCACCGCCGCAGCCTCGCAAGCGCTCCCAGCCCGCCCAAGGTAAGCCCAGCGACAGCAAGCTGCAGGAAGCCTTGGAGCccccagaggtggtggagacttCTTCTCTAGACACCTCCCAAGCCCTTCTGGGCCTGCTCTTGTGTGGCTTGTCCTGGGGGATGCagctttgggggggtgggggttggactgggggggaatccccagaggtcccttccaagccctgccaggctgtgtggAGAGGTGACTCCAGCAGAAGGGCTTTGAGCAGGGCTCAGAGGAGGgaaccacagcagctcaggatCAGGTGGGGGTCACCAAAGCCCAGGGTGGTGTgcaacagagctgctggagctgcagcagggacctggagctgatggccTAAGGGCACCCAAAGGTGGTCAAACAATCCACTGTGGGTCATGGAATCCTGGAGTgactcagcttggaagggacctcagaggtcacctTCCCCAAgctcctcagcacctgcaggtcCAGAGGGATCTACAGCTGCTGTGTTCTTAAAGCTGggccatggggggggggggtgggaagggggcaTTTCCTGGGTGCTCACACTCCAGTTCTGGGGTGCTGTGCAGGTTCAGCACCACCTCCAAAGAGCCTCTCCTGACAGAGCTGTTTCTTGCAGGGTCCCTGCTCAGAGATGTGCTCCAGACAGAGCTCCAGAGGCTGCCATGGGAGCTCCTCCCAGGCCAGTggatgccacagcagcagcagctgccatgggggcagctcctccagctaccaggcccagggctcctcctgctGTGGGGGCTCAGGGGGCTCCAGCTCAGGCAGGATCATCATCAGCtcgggtggaggaggaggaggctcctgcTGCGGTGGGAGCTCCTCTGGCTACGGcatgggaggaggctgcagcggTGGAGGATCAGCCCAGAAGATCATCATCAGctctgggggaggaggaggaggaggctcctcaggctgctgtggtggggGATCCAGTGGGGGATCTTCAGGAGGGAAGATCATCATCGGAGGTGGAAGCAGTGGGGGatcctcaggctgctgcagtggaggcTCCTCAGGCTATGGCATAGGAGGGGGATCCAGCTGTGGTGTGGGAGGAGGATCCTTTGGTGGATCTTCAGGATCAAAGAGCATCATTGGGGGTGGAAGCAGTGGGGGGTCCTCAGGCTGCTGTAGTGGAGGCTCCTCAGGCTATGGCATAGGAGGGGGATCCAGCTGTGGATCTTCAGGAGCAAAGATCATCGTTGGAGGTGGAAGCAGCGGAGGatcctcaggctgctgcagcagtggatCCTCAGGCTATGGCATTGGAGGAGGATCCTTTGGTGGCTCTTCAGGATCAAAGAGCATCATTGGAGGTGGAAGCAGTGGAGGatcctcaggctgctgcagtggaggcTCCTCAGGCTATGGCATAGGAGGAGGATCCAGCTGTGGCATTGGAGGAGGATCCAGCTGTGGCATTGGAGGAGGATCCTTTGGTGGATCTTCAGGATCAAAGAGCATCATTGGGGGTGGAAGCAGTGGAGGatcctcaggctgctgcagtggaggcTCCTCAGGCTATGGCATAGGagggggctccagctgtggcataGGAGGAGGATCCAGCAGTGGTTCTTCAGGATCAAAGAGCATCATTGTGGGTGGAGAGAGTGGAGGatcctcaggctgctgcagtggaggcTCCTCAGGCTATGGCATAGGAGGAGGATCCAGCTGTGGCATTGGAGGAGGATCCAGTGGTGGATCTTCAGGAGGGAAGATCATCATTGGGGGTGGAAGCAGTGGAGGatcctcaggctgctgcagtggaggcTCCTCAGGCTATGGCATAGGAGGAGGATCCAGCTGTGGCATTGGAGGAGGATCCAGTGGTGGATCTTCAGGAGGGAAGATCATCATTGGGGGTGGAAGCAGTGGAGGatcctcaggctgctgcagtggaggcTCCTCAGGCTATGGCATAGGagggggctccagctgtggcataGGAGGAGGATCCAGCGGTGGTTCTTCAGGATCAAAGAGCATCATTGTGGGTGGAGAGAGTGGAGGATCCTCAGGCTCCTGCAGTGGGGGCTCCTCAGGCTATGGCATGGGTGGGGGATGCAGTGGGGGCTCTTCAGGAGGCCagatcatcattggaggtgggagtggtggtggaggctcctctggctgctgcagtggaggaTCCAGTGGTGGTTCCTCAGGCCACACCATCATCATCAGctctggtgggggtgggggaggctcCACGCAGCAGAAGTGTCCCATCGTGGTTCCCAGCATGGGGTCCCACCAGagcaagcagccctgcagctggccctACAGCCAGCAGAAGTAactgccaggggcagctccagctctcagcaggaCCAGCCCTGCCTCACCCATGCCACcttctcccttccagccctggcactgcctgtttcttcccagctgctcccttgctgctggatccctgtgctggggggctcCAGGGTTAACCTCCCTGTGAGCTCCTGCTGGTGGTGGGACGCTGTGAGAagcttctgctgcccttcctggctaATAAAGCAAACAATTCAGCAAAGCTGCCTTTGGAGAGTTGCTCTTTCCTTGTGTTCTCCACCAGCATCCTCCCAGGAGTCTCCCTGGTGAGACATTtcactccctccctgcagaagaTGAGAGGCTCagtggagccttcctggggaggCAGCTCTAAAGCCACCCAGAGTGTAACTGCAGGGAGTTTGCAGCTCCCTTTGTGgcacagcaacagcagagcCTAAAGCACCAAGCAGCCACAGcacccaaacccctctggcACCTGTGCCAGGtgcagccctcccagctcaTGGCTTTAGGTCCAGGATCTGATGACCTCCTTCTGTAACCCCCAGAACTTCATTTTCTGACCCCAaggtgccccaggggaggttcagggtggccatgaggagcaatttctgccctgcaagagtggtcagggcctggcccaggctgcccagggaggtggtggagtccccagccctggaggggttccagaaccctgtggccatggcagctggggccaggctttggctgcccagggaggtgctggactCATGGTTTGGTGACCAGAGTGGTGCTGAACTCATGGTTTGGTGACCAGAGTGGTGCTGAActcatggtttggtggccagggtggtgctgaacTCATAGTTTGGTagccctggtggtgctggattcatggtttggtggccagggtggtgctggactcatggtttggtggccagggtggtgctggagtcCATGATCtccaagggcttttccagccttaatgattccatgactctggatcagcctctctgcagtctctgctgctcttcccaaGCCAGAGGAGGAGCACCTGATGTGAAATGTAGAAGCAAGAGGTCTGGAGGCACAGTCCCTGGTtggaggagcagcccagccacGATGAGCCTCAGTGTTAGGACAttcacagccccacagctctcctcagggtccctcagcatcctcagagcatctccagcagccTTGCAAACCATCCAGACCAGCCTGAGATTGattcctgctctggatgcaaaGCTGCCCCCAGACATCTGGTGAGATGCTgaagggctcagcaccctgcctggcCACCAGAtgctccctgagcagctgccctcacctctgctgggtccctgctgctcacactcacacctccagcagtgccacaggggCTGCCACATCCCCCAGCAGGGTCTGgtcaccaccaccctccctccccctgccccaggctcagaGTCTCTGAGTCAGTGAActgtttgggctggagaagctctctgAGGTCACCCAGGCCAGCACCGACCCAGCACTGACCCAGCACcgacccagcaccaccaacccctggccccgagtgccatggccacagggttcttgaacccctccagagctggggactccaccacctccctgggcagcctgggccagaggatcattaaggttggagaagccctctgagctcatccaccccaaccccaccatgcccacaggtttcttgactacctccagggatgggggctccaccacccccctgggcagcctgggccaggccctgaccactcctgcagggcagaaattgttcctcatggccaacctgaacctcccctggggcacctCCAGGCTGGTCCTTCGGGCACTGCAGCCtatggcagggagctgcagggagcactgaggtctcccctcagcctcctcctccccaggctgaacgcccccagctccctccagccctcccactGCCCATTCCCCCACgcccaccccacctcccccagcctcccccgcCCCTGTCACCCCCTCGGGCTCCTCCgtagctgggggcagggcacaggaaTGGGCTCATTAGCAAGAAGTGGCAATTAGTGCCCCGCGCCCGGCAGGAGCGCAGCGAGGGGCAGATATCGATCAGCGCCGTGACTCAAAGCCTGGGATCGGCGCTGGGGAAACATCTCTCTGCGGTtccttcctgtgtctcacctCCCAGCCATGCTCAGGGCCCTATAAAGCTGTCCCCGGCCTCCCCAGCTCCGcattcccctccttccctctcctaaATGTGCTTCCAATGGCTGAAGAAGGTAAGTTGGATCCTCTCTGTGGCTTTATCCTTTCATCTCCGCGGGTCACAgcctcagctgagctgtgcccgCAGCTGCACCCACACTGCCTGAGCGCCCAGGGCCACCCAGGTCTCCACAGCTGGAGCCACTGCTccggcagcagctgggagaacCCCTCAGGAAGCTGAGTAAAGGATCTACGGCAGCCAGAAGGTGCTGAGAGGACCCTGGGGCAGGTTTGCCTCCTCTGGAAGCTGCGGGAGAAGCTCTCCCAGGAAGGGTCAAACCCTCTCCTGCTTGGACCCCGGCCAGGCGGTACCCAGCTGGGCatcaccccagcccctggcaaagTTCTTCTGCCCACACCACCTGGaagctctctcttccccccccgccccggccctgccACGGTGCGAGGAAACCGCTCCcgagctgctcagagctctgctgggtttGGATTGGGTTTTGCTCTCTTGCAGCTGTACCGCTGGCTCCGCGGGAGGTGCGCCCGGAGGGGCTACAGCAACGAGATCTCGGTGCACCACCGCGGCTTCTGCTCGGGCAGCGGCGCCTTCTCGGGCCGCCGGGGGCACGGCGACCTCTTCTATGACGGGGAGAGCTCCATCACCTACAGCCGGCGgccctcctgcctccagcccacGCCGGCATCCCCCAGCCGCAGCCTGCCGGGGGGGTACCCCTGCGGCAGCGATGGCTCTGTTGTCATCACCGGCGGCGACGCTGGGGGCACGTCGGGCTGGGG comes from Dryobates pubescens isolate bDryPub1 chromosome 41, bDryPub1.pri, whole genome shotgun sequence and encodes:
- the LOC128899247 gene encoding uncharacterized protein LOC128899247, producing MCSRQSSRGCHGSSSQASGCHSSSSCHGGSSSSYQAQGSSCCGGSSGYGMGGGCSGGGSAQKIIISSGGGGGGGSSGCCGGGSSGGSSGGKIIIGGGSSGGSSGCCSGGSSGYGIGGGSSCGVGGGSFGGSSGSKSIIGGGSSGGSSGCCSGGSSGYGIGGGSSCGSSGAKIIVGGGSSGGSSGCCSSGSSGYGIGGGSFGGSSGSKSIIGGGSSGGSSGCCSGGSSGYGIGGGSSCGIGGGSSCGIGGGSFGGSSGSKSIIGGGSSGGSSGCCSGGSSGYGIGGGSSCGIGGGSSSGSSGSKSIIVGGESGGSSGCCSGGSSGYGIGGGSSCGIGGGSSGGSSGGKIIIGGGSSGGSSGCCSGGSSGYGIGGGSSCGIGGGSSGGSSGGKIIIGGGSSGGSSGCCSGGSSGYGIGGGSSCGIGGGSSGGSSGSKSIIVGGESGGSSGSCSGGSSGYGMGGGCSGGSSGGQIIIGGGSGGGGSSGCCSGGSSGGSSGHTIIISSGGGGGGSTQQKCPIVVPSMGSHQSKQPCSWPYSQQK